One genomic segment of Peromyscus leucopus breed LL Stock chromosome 23, UCI_PerLeu_2.1, whole genome shotgun sequence includes these proteins:
- the Nudt1 gene encoding 7,8-dihydro-8-oxoguanine triphosphatase: MSTSRLYTLVLVLQPQRVLLGMKKRGFGAGRWNGFGGKVQEGETIEDGAKRELEEESGLTVDALHKVGHISFEFVGSPELMDVHVFSADHVHGTPTESDEMRPQWFQLDQIPFADMWPDDSYWFPLLLQKKKFCGYFKFQDHDTILNYSLREVDEF; the protein is encoded by the exons ATGAGTACCTCCAGGCTCTACACCCTGGTGCTGGTGCTGCAGCCTCAGCGAGTTCTCCTGGGCATGAAGAAGAGGGGCTTTGGTGCTGGCCGCTGGAATGGCTTCGGGGGCAAAGTGCAGGAAGGAGAGACCATTGAGGATGGGGCTAAGAG GGAGCTGGAAGAAGAGAGTGGTCTGACCGTGGATGCCCTGCACAAGGTGGGCCACATCTCATTTGAGTTTGTGGGGTCCCCTGAGCTGATGGACGTGCATGTCTTTTCTGCTGACCACGTACATGGGACACCCACGGAGAGTGACG AAATGCGCCCTCAGTGGTTCCAACTGGACCAGATCCCCTTTGCTGACATGTGGCCCGATGACAGCTACTGGTTCCCACTTCTGCTTCAGAAGAAGAAGTTCTGTGGGTACTTCAAGTTCCAGGATCACGACACCATCCTCAACTACTCGCTGCGTGAGGTGGATGAATTCTAA